In one window of Nicotiana tabacum cultivar K326 chromosome 12, ASM71507v2, whole genome shotgun sequence DNA:
- the LOC107787949 gene encoding uncharacterized protein LOC107787949 — MDKTWMRCNDRLSDVYLKGVEDFLQFAFKHTELEGEIPCPCKKCNNVFHKTRDEVKEHLIIFGIVKGYTRWLFHGEFAPKEQITNNNEVRQEEVRKEQGEDIFEMIYDATGPVITNCSGGVDPSEPASEFSKLLEDAAQQLYPDCEKFSKLSLIVELFQIKCLYGLSDKATDCIMKLIKRALPSGETLSESFYGAKKVIRSLGLHYEKIHACENDCMLFWKYNAKAESCLVCGESRWKSREGQKANGANTEKSGSKIPRKVLRYFPLKSRLQRLFTSSAIASDMTWHHDQCLKDGFLRHPADSDAWKHFDTCNPGFARDPRNVRLGLASDGINPFGNLSVSHSTWPVIITVYNLPPWMCMKQPYCFLSLLIAGPKAPGNDIDVY, encoded by the coding sequence ATGGACAAGACTTGGATGCGATGTAATGATAGATTGAGCGATGTGTatttaaaaggagttgaagattttcttcaatttgcttttAAGCACACAGAACTAGAAGGTGAAATTCCTTGCCCTTGCAAAAAATGCAACAATGTTTTTCACAAAACTAGAGACGAAGTAAAGGAACatttaataatttttgggatAGTCAAGGGGTACACTCGTTGGCTTTTTCATGGAGAATTTGCACCCAAAGAGCAAATCACTAACAATAATGAAGTAAGACAAGAGGAAGTAAGAAAAGAGCAAGGTGAGGATATATTTGAAATGATTTATGATGCCACTGGCCCTGTTATCACGAATTGTTCTGGTGGGGTAGATCCTTCTGAACCAGCTTCGGAATTTTCCAAATTACTGGAGGATGCTGCACAACAACTTTATCCTGATTGCGAGAAATTTTCCAAGTTGTCACTAATTGTGGAGCTGTTTCAAATTAAGTGCCTTTATGGATTGAGTGATAAAGCAACTGACTGCATAATGAAGTTAATTAAAAGAGCACTTCCTTCTGGTGAAACTTTATCGGAATCATTCTATGGAGCAAAAAAAGTGATTCGAAGTTTAGGTCTTCATTATGAAAAAATACATGCTTGCGAAAATGACTGTATGCTGTTTTGGAAATATAATGCAAAAGCTGAATCTTGCTTGGTTTGTGGCGAGTCTAGGTGGAAATCAAGAGAAGGTCAAAAAGCTAATGGGGCTAATACAGAAAAGAGTGGGAGCAAAATTCCTCGAAAAGTTTTACGTTACTTTCCTTTGAAATCAAGATTGCAAAGGTTGTTTACGTCATCGGCAATAGCTTCAGACATGACATGGCATCATGATCAATGTTTGAAAGATGGGTTTCTTAGACATCCAGCCGACTCAGATGCATGGAAGCATTTTGATACATGTAATCCGGGCTTTGCCAGAGATCCTCGTAATGTTAGACTTGGATTAGCATCTGATGGGATAAATCCTTTCGGCAATTTAAGTGTTTCTCATAGCACGTGGCCAGTAATTATTACTGTGTATAACCTACCCCCTTGGATGTGCATGAAACAACCATATTGCTTCTTGTCTTTGTTGATAGCTGGCCCTAAAGCTCCTGGAAATGATATCGATGTATACTAA
- the LOC107787952 gene encoding uncharacterized protein LOC107787952 encodes MEVGNGIIEWKRMMKMIMLNHTVDCQYLNKKVALCLRDTSRNLEELERKQAHLYVLRNYEEVQLFLREYEQSNSDMNFEDWFFHRIMQMRKEGNSHISCGLYSLARGPFDGIQRFKGYEINGFWFHTKQLEGNRVRQNSGVLVRGVTNGQNTNYYGVLTEIVELQYFEGKRIVLFKCDWWDVDHIGKGVKIDKHEFVSVNTNRKLATNEPFVLASQAEQVFYVKDNLHSNWSVVLNGHSAYFTDGTVNEETFQQDAQDFSCTFEEDEDFMYWRRNDLGVISTDVTLADDIIEDIESEPETDDEDLLL; translated from the exons ATGGAAGTGGGAAATGGTATAATCGAGTGGAAAAGAATGATGAAGATGATCATGTTGAATCATACTGTGGATTGTCAATATTTGAACAAAAAGGTGGCCCTTTGTTTAAGAGATACATCTAGAAATCTTGAAGAGCTTGAGCGAAAACAGGCTCATCTTTATGTTTTGAGAAATTATGAAGAAGTTCAACTATTTTTACG GGAGTACGAGCAGAGTAATAGTGACATGAACTTTGAGGATTGGTTTTTTCATCGA ATCATGCAAATGCGCAAGGAAGGAAATTCACATATAAGTTGCGGGTTGTATTCTTTGGCTAGAGGTCCTTTTGATGGAATTCAAAGATTCAAGGGGTATGAAATAAATGGTTTTTGGTTTCATACTAAACAACTCGAAGGTAATAGGGTGAGGCAAAATAGTGGTGTTTTAGTAAGAGGAGTAACGAATGGTCAAAATACAAATTACTATGGTGTTCTAACCGAAATAGTAGAACTTCAATACTTCGAAGGTAAACGAATTGTATTATTTAAATGTGATTGGTGGGATGTTGATCACATTGGAAAAGGAGTAAAAATAGATAAGCATGAGTTTGTTAGTGTCAATACTAACCGAAAGTTAGCAACAAATGAACCATTTGTGCTTGCATCTCAAGCAGAACAAGTTTTTTATGTCAAGGATAATCTTCATTCCAATTGGTCAGTTGTCTTGAATGGTCATTCGGCTTATTTTACTGATGGTACTGTCAATGAAGAAACGTTTCAACAAGATGCTCAAGATTTCTCTTGTACATTTGAGGAAGATGAAGACTTTATGTATTGGAGAAGAAATGATCTTGGTGTTATCAGCACTGATGTTACCTTAGCTGATGATATTATTGAAGACATCGAATCAGAACCTGAaactgatgatgaagatttgttACTCTAA
- the LOC107804344 gene encoding amino acid permease 3 → MKMGENNNVASKHQVFDVSINVTESKCFDDDGRLKRTGSVWTASAHIITAVIGSGVLSLAWAVAQLGWIAGPIVMILFSFVTYYTSALLADCYRSGDSVSGKRNYTYMDAVQANLGGLQVKICGWIQYANLFGVAIGYTIASSISMIAIKRSNCFHKHGDQAPCQVSSTPYMIMFGIVEIIFSQIPDFDQIWWLSIVAAVMSFTYSTIGLGLGVAKVAETGKIGGSLTGISIGTVTEMQKIWKSFQALGAIAFAYSYSLILIEIQDTLKSPPSESKTMKNATLISVAVTTVFYMLCGCFGYAAFGDLAPGNLLTGFGFYNPYWLLDIANIAIVVHLVGAYQVYCQPLFAFIEKTAAEWYPESKFITKEISVPIMGYKSFKLNLFRIIWRTIFVIITTVISMLLPFFNDIVGILGAFGFWPLTVYFPVEMYIVQKKITKWSTKWICLQMLSVACLIISIAAAAGSFAGVVSDLQVYKPFKTTY, encoded by the exons ATGAAG ATGGGAGAAAACAACAACGTTGCTTCAAAACATCAAGTGTTCGATGTTTCCATCAATGTCACTGAATCCAAGTGCTTTGACGATGATGGCCGTCTCAAAAGAACTG GGAGCGTTTGGACGGCAAGTGCTCATATCATAACAGCTGTAATTGGTTCGGGAGTTTTGTCTTTAGCATGGGCAGTAGCTCAACTTGGTTGGATTGCTGGTCCTATTGTTATGATTTTGTTCTCTTTTGTTACTTATTACACCTCCGCTCTTCTTGCCGATTGTTACCGCTCCGGCGACTCTGTTTCCGGCAAGAGAAACTACACTTACATGGATGCTGTCCAAGCCAATCTTG GTGGGCTCCAAGTCAAGATTTGTGGATGGATTCAGTATGCGAATCTTTTTGGAGTTGCTATCGGATACACCATTGCATCTTCAATTAGCATGAT AGCTATTAAAAGGTCTAATTGTTTCCACAAACATGGTGATCAAGCTCCTTGTCAAGTATCCAGCACTCCATACATGATCATGTTCGGAATAGTAGAAATCATCTTCTCTCAGATCCCAGATTTTGATCAGATTTGGTGGCTTTCAATTGTAGCTGCCGTTATGTCCTTCACTTACTCTACTATTGGACTAGGCTTAGGAGTTGCTAAAGTGGCag AAACTGGAAAAATCGGAGGAAGTCTCACTGGAATTAGCATCGGAACCGTGACTGAAATGCAAAAAATTTGGAAAAGCTTTCAAGCCCTTGGAGCTATTGCTTTTGCCTATTCTTACTCCCTCATCCTTATTGAGATTCAG GATACACTCAAGTCTCCACCATCAGAATCCAAGACAATGAAAAATGCAACTCTAATTAGTGTAGCAGTAACAACAGTTTTCTACATGCTTTGTGGCTGCTTTGGCTATGCAGCATTTGGAGATCTGGCTCCTGGAAACTTACTAACTGGTTTTGGATTCTACAATCCTTATTGGCTACTTGATATAGCGAATATAGCCATCGTCGTCCATCTTGTAGGTGCATACCAAGTTTACTGCCAGCCCCTTTTCGCCTTCATTGAAAAAACAGCAGCAGAATGGTACCCCGAGAGTAAATTTATTACCAAAGAGATTAGTGTCCCGATTATGGGCTATAAATCCTTTAAACTCAACCTCTTCCGGATAATTTGGAGGACGATTTTCGTCATCATCACCACGGTCATATCTATGCTATTGCCATTCTTCAATGACATAGTTGGAATTCTTGGAGCGTTTGGATTTTGGCCGCTAACTGTCTATTTCCCTGTGGAAATGTACATTGTGCAAAAGAAGATAACAAAATGGAGCACAAAATGGATTTGCCTTCAAATGCTTAGTGTTGCTTGCCTTATTATCTCAATTGCTGCAGCAGCTGGTTCTTTTGCTGGTGTTGTATCTGATCTACAAGTTTACAAGCCTTTTAAGACAACTTACTGA